ACAACATGTCGTTCATCGGCCGTGACATGGCGATCGACCTCGGGACCGCCAACACGCTGGTGTACGTGAGGGGCCGGGGGATCGTCCTGAACGAGCCGTCCGTGGTCGCCATCAACACGAACACCGGCGGCATCCTGGCGGTCGGCTCCGAGGCGAAGAAGATGATCGGCCGGACGCCCGGCAACATCGTCGCCGTAAGGCCCCTCAAGGACGGCGTCATCGCCGACTTCGAGATCACCGAGCGTATGCTCCGGTACTTCATCCTCAAGATCCACAAGCGCCGCTACCTGGCCCGTCCGCGCGTCGTGGTCTGCGTACCCTCCGGCATCACGGGAGTGGAGCGGCGCGCCGTCATCGAGGCGTCCACGCAGGCCGGCGCCCGCCAGGTGCACATCATCGAGGAGCCCATGGCCGCCGCCATCGGCTCGGGCCTGCCCGTCCACGAGGCCACCGGCAACATGGTCGTGGACATCGGCGGCGGTACCACCGAGGTCGCCGTCATCTCCCTCGGCGGAATCGTCACGGCGCAGTCCATCCGGGTGGCCGGCGACGAGCTCGACAACGCGATCATCCAGCACATCAAGAAGGAGTACTCGCTCCTCCTCGGTGAGCGGACCGCCGAGCAGATCAAGATCACCATCGGGTCGGCCTACGACCTCGACAAGGACGAGCACACCGAGATCCGCGGCCGGGACCTGGTCTCGGGCCTGCCCAAGACGGTCGTGATCTCCGCGGCCGAGGTCCGCAAGGCCATCGAGGAGCCGGTCAACGCCATCGTCGACGCGGTCAAGACGACCCTCGACAAGTGCCCGCCGGAGCTCTCCGGCGACATCATGGACCGCGGCATCGTCCTGACCGGCGGCGGCGCCCTGCTGCGCGGGCTCGACGAGCGGCTGCGCCGTGAGACGGGCATGCCGATCCACATCGCCGAGGACCCGCTCGACTCCGTGGCGCTCGGCTCCGGCAAGTGCGTGGAGGAGTTCGAGGCGCTCCAGCAGGTCCTGGACGCCCAGCCCCGGCGCTGATACAGACCCCCGTCCGGGGGCCATGCGGAACACAAGGATCCGCCGTACGGGTGCTGCCGCGCCCGTGCGGCGGATCGTTGATATACAGACGAAGAAGAATCCGACGAGGAAGGCACGGCCGCCGCACGTGAGGGACACACGAGAAAGCCGGCTGCTCCTGGTGCTCATGATCGCCATCGCGTTCGCATTGATCACGGTGGACATCAGGGCAGGCGAGGAGTCACCGGTCGACGGCGCCCGGCAGGCCGCCGCAGCGGTCTTCGGCCCGGTCGAGGAAGGCGTGGCGACCGCGGTCGATCCGGTCGCCAACGCCATAGGGGCGGTACGGGACTCCGGCGAGCGCCACAACCGCATCGCCACGCTGGAGCGCGAGAACGCGGCGCTGAAGGCCAAGCTGGGCAGCGACGAC
The Streptomyces sp. NBC_01296 DNA segment above includes these coding regions:
- a CDS encoding rod shape-determining protein, whose protein sequence is MSFIGRDMAIDLGTANTLVYVRGRGIVLNEPSVVAINTNTGGILAVGSEAKKMIGRTPGNIVAVRPLKDGVIADFEITERMLRYFILKIHKRRYLARPRVVVCVPSGITGVERRAVIEASTQAGARQVHIIEEPMAAAIGSGLPVHEATGNMVVDIGGGTTEVAVISLGGIVTAQSIRVAGDELDNAIIQHIKKEYSLLLGERTAEQIKITIGSAYDLDKDEHTEIRGRDLVSGLPKTVVISAAEVRKAIEEPVNAIVDAVKTTLDKCPPELSGDIMDRGIVLTGGGALLRGLDERLRRETGMPIHIAEDPLDSVALGSGKCVEEFEALQQVLDAQPRR